The sequence below is a genomic window from Thermorudis peleae.
CGCGCGAATGATCGCAACGCGCATTCCTCAAGAGACCCCAACGACGGTCTTTCGCTATGACGAGTACTACAACTATCTTGCCAGTGAGTACACCCTCGACGACTTTACCGAGGTCGTCCGGGGTAATGTTTTCGCGAGTGACGTAGCCCAGGCGCTGAAGGCACAGGGGATCGACCTAACTCCAGCAAAAGTGCAAGACGCCATCAGCGTCAGCCGCCGGAACCGTGCGTTGGCAATTACGGTCACTGCAACCACGCCAGAGGAGGCGCTTGCCATCGCCCGCACTGCTGCCCAAGTGCTCGAACAGCACGGTACTGCGTACTTCGGCTTCACTGATCCCCAGAGACAGGCGTTGATCAAAACCATCGACCAGCCGGTTGAAGCCAAGTCCAATCGCACGCGCCTCGTGCTCATTTGGGTTGCTGAACTGCTGGTTGGCATCGTTGGAGGCATACTGGTTGCCTTTTTCGTCGATTACCTCGTTGATACGCTTGACGCGCCCGAGGCCGCTCAGGCCGCGCTCGGTCTGCCGGTGCTTGGTGTTGTCCAGGTGCGGCGGTAGGCAATGCGTCCGGAAGAGTACGTCGCCATCCTCTGGCGACGCTGGTGGGTGCTGGTACTGGCGATGCTGGCGGCGGCAGCCGTTGCCTTCGGCTACAGCCGGTTCCAGCCCCCCACGTACCAGGTCAGCGTCCGCATTATCGCCCAAGCCCAACCGCCCGATTACTGGCTTGATCTCTATGCCAAAAACCAGCTCGGCGTCTTTCAGGATATGATCCGCAACGGTGATTTTGTCCGCCAGGCATTGCAGCGAGCTGGCCTGTCAGTTGATCCAGGCTATGCCCTGAGCACGCTTGCACTGGCGCGCGACCAGAATAGCAACACAGTTCAGCTGGTCGTGACTGATACTGATCCGCAACGCGCCGCGGCCATCGCTAACGCTGTTGCAGATGCCTTTGTGGCGCAGATGCAAAATCAAATGCAGCAAGTGCTGGCCCAGTTCCGCGATCCACAGACCGGGAAGCCACCCGGCACGCTGCTGGTAAGCAAGCTAGACACCGCAACGCCGCCCAGTATTCCGACTGGCCCTCGCGTGAAGCTCAATACTGCGGCTGGCGGCGTGCTCGGGTTGGCATTGGGGGTGTTATTGGCTTTTGCCCTTGAATACATCGACGACACGCTCTATACCGAAGCCGATGTGCAGCGAGCACTCGGCCTGGATTCGATAGCCCGACTCAATGGGGTGCGGCGAGGGAGACGTGAGGAGTACAGGATGGCATCATCAGCGCTTGTCGTTGTCACACAGCCACGTTCGGCTGAGGCAGAGGCCTATCGCGCATTGGCGTTGAGCTTGCGGTTTCGCGGACGACAGCAGCCAGTGCGGCGACTGCTACTCGTTAGCCCTGGTGACAGCAGTGCAACTGCGGTGGTCGCGGCCAATGTCGGGCTAGCGCGCGCGCTTGCTGGCGAGCGGGTTGTGCTTATCGATACTGACTTACGCGGTGGTCACCTGCATCATCTCTTTGATCTGCCGCCGACCCCTGGTTTGGCTGAGTGGCTCAAGTGCCGTGACCAACGGGAGCCTGCACCACATGCCACTAGCTACGAGCGCCTGGCCGTGCTGCCAGCCGGCCAACTCGGCGAAGGCACGAGCCCAGCTGATCTCCTCGCTGCGGCCCCACTTGACCATCTGATGACGACACTTGAGTCTCAGGCCGACGCACTGATTCTAACAGCGGCGCCACTACCGACATACGGCGACGCACTGGCGCTCGCATCATTGGTCGATGGAGCCTTGCTCCTCGTCGAAGGGGGACGCACGCGTCGAACCGCCGCACAAGAAGCGAAAGCCGCGCTCGAACGGGCCGGCGCAACCGTACTCGGCGTCGTCTTTACCCGTCGCTAGCGCGTGGATCCGCTGGCTGGGCTTCGCGTACTTGCACCAGGCCTAATGCAACGAGTTGCGCGATGGTACGGTCAAGCCCGTTGAGCGACTGCCCCGTCTCAGCAAGCAAGTCATGGAGCGTGGTGGCTCCGTTGATCAATGCGAGTAGCACGGTGCGCTCGTTCGGGCGCAGCTGATCGAGCACCGCCGGATCCGGCAAGGTCTCAACCAGTTCGATCAGCTCGGCTCGTCCGCGCGCTGCAAGCCACTCATCAGCCCGACGGATTGCGTTAAGGACGAGCGGCTCGAGGGGCGTACCATCGAGCACGGTTTGATCCGGGATAGCCTCGGGGAGCTCCGGAATAAACGCGAACGAGCCACCCGGGTGGACGAGAATGCGGAAGAGCGATTCTTCCAGGAGCGCAGCGAGTGCCTCCTTAATCTGTTGTGGAGTTGCGTGCCCAAGGAGGACGAGCAATTCACCAAGCCGGGCGGGCTCATGGCTCACGCTCTGCAGGGCCAGAGCCTGCTCTAACACTTCTTCTGAGATATAGCCCTTTTCAACGAGCATACGCCCCAGGCGAAGGCGCCCATCACTCGCCAGGACTGCCGCTACCCGTCCGCGATCGAAGACGAGCGTAATCTCATCGGCTGCAGTGCCAAGCGTCAGGCGGCCTGACTTTGCCGTGTGGCTCAGCCCCTGAATAATGAGATGGAGCGGAAAGTCGTCAAGGTCGCCATAGAATGGCATGCCTGCCCCTGTCTATGGATCAGCATCAAGCCGTGGCACGACGGTCACCTGGCCAGGATAGCCAGCCTGCTGTAAGGCCTGCTCAACCCGGGCCTGGACTTCACTCGGTTGCAAATGGACGGTAGTAACCCGAAAGGTGATCTCCATGCTGCTCAGCGTGTGTGCATGGGCACTAATACAGAACGGGAGCTGGGCCAAGGCTTCACGGAATGCCGCCGCTTGCCGCAGGCTCGCCACTGGCCGCAGCGTAACCCACCAGCGCCGTAACCCGCTCAAGTCATTGATCTCGAGCAAGCGCTTTGGCGGCTGCACGCGGTCGAGAGCCGCGAGAACAGATTGCTCCGCGGCGGCGTGCAGGAACGCTTGAAATTCTACGAACGCGTCTTGCACAGCGCCATGCTCATATGGTTCGAGTTCGCCGCCAGCTGCTTCTGGCGGCACCCCTGCATCCCCGAATGGCTGGCTCGGTTGCTCGGTCATACCCCCGTCTCCCTGCACCGCGCTTGCCCTTTAGTCTAGCAGGCATGCTCGCTTGTGCTCAGGGGAGATTAGTATCGGTTGGAGCCAGACAGATCGACTAGCACACAAGTGCCGCCGTCGTATCCCCACTAATGCGGCCGGTGCTGATGAGCCAGCGCACAAACCGCCAGCGTGCTGCCTCCGTTGGCGTCAGCTCGGCAATCTCATCCATCGCTCGAACGGTGACCGGCAAGGAAGGCCAGCCCAGGGAACGGAGTAGTTCAGTGACGATGCTGCTTGGTGCTGGCGGCTGATCACCCTCCAGCGATGTCGAAAACTCCTGTCCGCCTGCGAGCAGGAGGTGCAACGCTCCGCCGTCGACATACCAGGCCGTAAGCGGCAACCCGGCCGACCGCACGGCATTGACAATCGTCGTGATGGCCTCGCGCTGCCCAATCATGACCGGCTCCCTTCTCCTTCAGCGCGGCTGTCCGCGCATGCTCAACTGCGACAACAGGGCATTGAGCGCCGCATCCGGGGTATCACCTTGCCCAATCGGTGGACACTGTGGCTGGCGACGCCAGAAGTGCAACACCACACACGAGCGTGTTGCCTCGCCTGGCACCGTATCGGGTTCACACGCTACGGCCAGCCACGCCGCCTCACTGGAACATGGATTGGGGAAAATCGTAACAGGAAAGAGCTCAATTTCTTTGTTCACGCGCTTCGCCTCCTCACTCATCTGCCGCTCTCACACGCACGAGTTTCGTTACTGCGCCGTTTGTTGTGGATATATTGGCAACTGCTCCCTCAATGACGATGGGAAAGATGTCCCGGTTTTGCCGGCTACTCGACTACGCGAAAACCCTGCATCCCTACGCATGTACGTACACTGGAATGATAGCGACTCGGCCGAGTGCTGTCAAGGGGCGATGATGTGGCCGGATGAAACGAGCTGGCACCATCGCTGCATTGTCCGCAGTTGCTCATTGATCGAGACGATCATCAGGGATTCGTGACCTGCAAGAGTCGCGGCCTGCTGTTTGTCGATTGGCGCTGAGGCTATCGCGCACATGCCGAGTGCAGATCACCAGCCTGGGAAGAACCAATCGTGCTCCCGGGAGAGGAGCCAGACTCCCGGGAGCACGTTGGCGTGCAGTGGTGTGGACGCAGAATGAGGATTACGGCACCTGGACGCGAATCAGGTTGGTGACCTTCGTCACACCTGGAGCGCGCCAGGCCGCCTCTTCGGCTTCCTTACGCTCAGCCCATGAGCGCACTGTACCGGTCAGCACGACGTGGCCGCCCTCTTCGACCCGCACCTGGATGCTTTTGGCATCCAGCTCAGCATGGCGAACAAAGGCTTGCTCAATCTGGCGCTTGATCGTGTCTGGAGCGACCGTCGGCTGCTTGACCGTGATCAGGTTGATAACCGACTTGACACCCGACACCCGGCGAGCCGACTCCTCGGCCTCACGCCGCTGGTAGTGCCAGTCGACTTCGCCTTCCAGTGTCACACGGCCTTCTTCGACGCGAACCTTAATCTTGTCGGCTGGTACCGACGGGTTCTCCTCCAGCGCCGTCACCACCGCCCGCGCGATATCCTCATCTGTGCGAATACCCAACCCGCGCGGCACGACTTCGATATGGTTGACGACGGCACGGACACCTTCAACTCGCAGCGCGGCGCGCTCCGCTGCCCACTTCTTGAGGAAGCTGTCAACGGTACCGGTTAATGTCACTACTCCCTGGTCGACGGCGACCCCAACATCGGTCACCTCGACCTCTGGATCCCACTCGAGTTCCTCCATGACCGCCTTCTGAATTGCTTCATCGTCAAGTACTCGTGCAGCCATGGTGACCCACCTCCCCTCTGAGATTGCAGGCGATGTCGCTTCGGTGATCGAGCGAGATTAGTTTGCGCGAGACTGGATGGTAATCCGCTTGACACGCGCCGTCTCGGCCTTCGGGAAGACCAGTGTGACAATCCCATCAGCGACCGTCGCCTCTGCCTTGTCAGCATCGACCGGCCGTGGCAGGGTAATGGTCTCTGCGAACTGGCCCGCGCCGATCTCCCGGCGATACCATGTCGCCTTCTTGGCTTCGTCTTCGCTGAGGCTGTACCCAAACCGACCGCGGATGGTCACTGTGCCTTGTTCGATCGTCACCTCAAGATCTTCTGGCTTAGCGCCGGGCGCTGCCAGCTTGATAACAACAGCGTCCTCGGTCTCGTAGACGTCAGTTGCTGGCCTGGTCGCCAGGCGCACCGCTGAGCGCGGCCGGGCCGTCAGTGCCTCAGCCAACCGGTTCATCTCGTCAACCATCCGGTCTAGCTCGGCAAGCGGATTCCAACGCTCTAGCATGATTCGTCCTCCCTCCTGCCCCGTACCCGGGGCTCCTGATCATGTTTCCAAGGGAAAGGATACGGGATTAACACGACTCGTGTCAAGTAGGTTTTATTAAATCATGTTGAACTCGTCTTGCCCCACCTGCTCGTGAGGCAATGCCATCTCCCTGCGACGGTCAGCTCACCCACACTGCAGTGTTTCGGCCCAGGGGCATCAATGATGGGAAGAGCGACTCCCGAGCAGGGAGGCAAGACCCGAAGCAGCCGTGAGCAGGCCAACGACGGCAATCCCCGTCCGCGCCCCGAATGTATCGGCTACGATGCCCGTCAAGAGCACACCGATCGGGTAGCCAGCGTCCCGCCAGAGCCGGTAGATGCCAACCGCGGAAGCACGCCAGAGCGGGTGGGCGACGTCAGAGACCGCTGCCAGCAGGGTTGGATAAACCATCGCTGTACCGATGCCAAGCAGGACCATCGCGATGGCCCAACCGGCAACAGTATGGGTGAGCAGGATGAGACCAATGCCGAGTGCCTGCACAGCCATCCCTCCGGCAATCAAGCCAACCCGGCCAACGTGGTCGGACAGTGCGCCTGTGAACAGCTGCCCGATGCCCCACACAGCAGGGTAAAGGGCGGCGAGTCCACCGATCGTCTCCAGCCCAAGTCCGCGGGCTGCGAAGTAGAGTGGCAGTAACCCCCATGCCATGCCGTCATTCAGGTTATTCACGAGGCCAGCCTGACAGAAGGCGAAGAACGCTGGTTGCCGTACGCTCATGACCAGGAGCTGCCCAACGCTCGCTACAGCACTATCGGGGTGGGACAGCGACATGTCGCTTGCCTCGCGCGCTGCGTAGCGCTGCGTCTCGTGCACGAAGCCAACCGAGAGCACCAGCCCTGCAAGGGCACAGCCAAGCGCGAGGGCGAACGGCCACGGACGGATCGCGGTGGCTGCAGCGATCGCACTGGCACCGAAGGCTGCGAGCGCGACAGCTCCGTAGCCAGCCGCTTCATTGAGTCCCATAGCCAGCCCACGCCAGCGCGGACCGACAAGGTCGATCTTCATCGTCACCGTCATCGACCATGCGAGCCCCTGGTTGAGTCCGAGTAGCACGTTGGCGGCAACGACCCATCCCCACGTCGGCGCGGCGATAATGAGCAGTGGCACCGGCAGTCCGGCAAGCCAACCAGCGACGAGCACCGGCTTGCGCCCGATTCGGTCACTCAGGCGGCCAGCAAAGAGGTTGGTGAGCGCTTTGACTGCACCAAAACTTGCAATGAAGGATAACGCTGCGGCCCGCGAGGCAATGCCGAAATCGTGCTCAGCCAGGAGTGGCAGGATAGCGCGCTCGACGCCGACCATGCTGCCGACAAAGGCATTGACCACGACCAGCAAGGTAAACTGAGCCCAATTTGCCCGGAGCCCGAGGACCACCGTCTCCTTCGTCTGCGCCATCCTGCGCCTCCTCGCCTAGCGCACGGCACAGCGGTTTGCGCCAGCTTCAAGCGTTGCCAGTTGCTCGGGATCGTCGATCGCGGCGCCAGCCAAGTTGAGCGCGACGATCTCAGCGAAATGGGCTGGCGGTTCGGGTTGATGAGCAAGCAGGTGGTCAACAAGAGCTGATGGCTCGACCTGGAGCAGTGGGAGGTGCTCTCGGAGTGTCCCGAGGCTCGCGCAAAGCGGTTGGCCATCAAAGCGAGGTGGCTGCGCTGTATGCCCAGGAAAGACGAGAGTTTCCGCTGGGAGCGCCTGCAACCGCTGGAGCGAGCGCACCAGCGCCTGTGCACGGTGGAGCGCTTCGTCGCTGTGCGCCTCAAGGTCGACACGGCCAATACCTTCAAGAAAGAGCGTATCGCCGGTAAACACAGCGCCAGCCGGATGCCAAAAGGAAATGCTTTCCCAGGTATGCCCTGGGGTAGCAAGGACTCTTAGTGTTGTCGGCCCAATGGTTATGGTCGCGCCGTCGTCAAGTGGGATGACAGGGAAGTGTGCCCGCGTTGACACACCGAGGTAGCGGGGAACGCCAAATCGAGTGACAAGCTGTGGCGCACGCGAGAGGTGATCTGCGTGCAGGTGGGTCTCTGCAACGCCGATGATCTGGGCACCCTCAGCAGCAGCAAGCTGAGCGAACACCGCGGCATCGATCGCTGGATCGATAATCAAAGCCTTTCCGCCAGCCACAAGGAGGTACGAGAGACATCCCTTGCCAACCCGGCGCACTTGATAGAGCACCGTACCGTCGGCAAGCACTGTTCGTGCCACGTTCCAGGCAAAGCTCCACGCTCGCATGCCTCCTTCAAGGGACTCTGCTTGGTAGCCCCGTGCGCGAAGCAACGCTGCCACGTGTTGGCTCGTCTTGCCAGCACCACAGACGACTACGATCAATTGGTCAGTGGGTAGAGCGACGGCATCAAGTGCCTGCTCATTGCCCTGGTTGACTGCTTCGTACAGCCCGGGGAAAAAGAGGCTATTGGGAATTGCCCAGTCCTGTCGCTCCGGTTCCGGGCGGACGTCGAGGATGGTTATCGGGTGACCTTGTTCAAGGAGAGACCGCAATGTCTCGACACGCATACGCCTAATCCTTTCGCAACGATCAGCCGGAATCTCGGCTGCTCCTGGAGAAGTGCGCCCAAGCGGGTTACGGCCTCGGTGATTCCATCACCGCGACCTCAACCGGCCAACCACGGGCTCGCCAGTCAGCCGGGCTGTCATCAATACGCCATGCGGTGAAGCCGTGCTGACGGAGTATTGCGACAGCCTCGTCAGCAAACGTGCAGAATCGTCCGCGGCAATAGACGACGATTGGGCGGTCACGGGGGAGTTCAGCAAGATGGCTAGCGAGATGCGCAAGCGGCAGGGAGCGTGCGCCCGGCAGGTGTCCCGCAGCAAACTCGTTTGCTGGCCGCACGTCGAGCAGCACGATCTGGCCAGCACGGACGGCGTCGGAAAGAGTATCGGTGGGAAACGGCGCACGCTCTCGCTGGCCAACATGCTGGGTGAGCACGGCATCGACTTCTGCAAGGTGGTTTTCACCGACTTCACGCAACGTCAGGAGGAGTCGGGCAATGTCATCGCCAGCGAGTCGATAGAAGACACGGGTACCGGCACGCCGACTGATGACAATCCTGGCACGCCGCAGGGCTTGCAAGTGCTGGGAAACGTTGGCAACGGGCAGGGCAAGTTCGGCAGCGAGATCCTCGACACTCCGCTCGGCTTGTGCGAGCAGATCGAGCAGTTCGATCCGGAGCGGGTGGGCGAGTGCCTGGCCGATGCGTGCAAGTTCGCTATAGAGCGCAACCTTGAAAGCACGGTGAGTAACCACAGGGACTTATCCTTTCAGCGATAGCGGCCTATCCCGCCAGGCAAGATCTTCAATTGCTTTGTTGAACAATATAGCACGAAAAAAGGCGGAGCAAGCGCCCCGTTCTCGTGTGAGTCCGGTGGTTCACCGCTGGGTTACTCAGCAAGATAGACCGTTGGAGCAGCGCTCACATCGTCGCCACGTCAAAATACCGTGGCACACCTGACGCCGGCCGTATTGGATCCAGAGCGGCGTCATGCAGGGATGCGACTGGGGTAGGCCAACCGGCAACCGGGCAGCACCGATCGGCACGCAGTGGCACCGGATACCGCATAGCCTTGCTTGCGCAAGGACTGCTGTACCATCACCGCAAGTCATGCCTCATCTTCGATAAGCAGAATGCGCATCTGGCGTGTTCCGTGAGATCAAACCACACCAGCAGCCAAAAGGTTGAGCGATTCACCAAGAGAGGCAGAGCGAGATTTACCTCTCTTGCTCAGGACGTCCTCGTCTGACTGCGCTGGTATTGCCCCCTTCTGGTGGCCACCAGCATCCTGTCCCTCAACGCCAAGAACCTTGCCTGAGCCTGTATTGGCCTTCATGGCGTGGCGAGTCCTGAACGCATCAGGCGAACTCGTCGCCCTCAGCTGGAGTGCCGCTTGAGAGTCAACGCAGATGGAATCAGGGCTAGCGCGTGACGTTACCGGCCTCTTCGGAGATGGCCTCTGGTGAGGAGCGCGTGGCCTTGCGCACAAGAGCAACGATCATAGCCTCGACCTCAGGCGTCAAGGCTGTCACAGCGTAGGCCGTGGGCCACATCGTGCCCTCGTCAAGCGTTGCTGCGTCCGTAAACCCCAGCGTCGCATAGCGTGCATTGAACTTTGAAGCGCCCTGAAAGAAGCAGAGGACTTTCCCATCCTTGGCGTAGGCGGGCATGCCATACCATAGGCGCGGTGTCAGCTCAGGAGCCGTTGCGGTAACAAGAGCGTGGATCCGCTCGGCGAGCGTACGGTCGGGTTCCGGCATCTCGGCGATCTTCGCACGCACGGCTATCTCTCCATCGACCTGAGCATTCCGCCGTTCAGCCCGTAGCTCGCGTGCACGCTCCCGCATCGCGGCACGCTCTTCAGGGGTAAAGCCTTCGCTGTCAGCCTCAGCCGACCTCGTACGCTTGCGTCGTTCGCTCATCGACTCCTGCTCCTCTTCCCGATACTGCCCCGATCATGCCGAGGCTCTTGGCTACTTTACACGTCCCCTTGCTTGCCTGCTACTGCTGTACGCACTGGCTCGCATGTTGCTGTTTGCCTCGTGTTCGCAGGATACTGTGGGCCGTGTGCGCCGCGGCTGGCTCAGCGGCGTTTCGTGTGTTGGGAGGAGAACACCGCGTGGCCTTTCTGGCCCTGGCAGTCGCCGATAAGTGGCGTTTCGTATGTTAGGAGGACAACCGTGGTAGTCGCATCAGGGCCGATTGACACGGTCTGGGCCGGTGCCGGCTGTGCTTGGCTGTCTGATGCTTTGCTTGCGCTCTTCGTTGCCGAGCGATGCCGTCCGGGTACGTTGCCTTGCTCGTTAACGTCGGTGATGGGGCTGCAACGCGTCGATTGGATCTTGCTTCTGATAGCCCTGGCCATCATGCCACTGCTCGTCGCCCGCTCGCAACGGCGAGTGGTTTGGGTTGTTGCCGGACTTGCCTGGGGAGCGTTTGCACTCGCCGGGACAATAATTTGGGGACGCACATTTCTCGTATTTGGTCTGCCAGCTGGCCTTTGGCTTTGGGCCGGAATAACGGGCGAGCGCATTGGCCATGCTGGCGGCCGCTCTGGCTCATCACGCACCTAACGCCACCCCCGCTGCCTTGCTCGCTTGCGCCGAGCTACCGCTACTCCTGGCTTTGTACCAGACAAAACCAGCGACGAGTGAGCCTCCAGCGGTGCTGAGTATGTTTGCCTTGGTCAAGCTTCAGCTAGAATGAAGTAGCGAGTAGCGACGGGCGGGGAAGGGGATGCGGTGCTTGCGCGCGTGCTCAGCTGTGCTGTGGTCGGGCTGGAAGGGGTACTTGTCGAGGTTGAAGTCGACGTTGGCTCGGGGGTTCCTCACCTTGCTGTCGTCGGGTTGCCGGATACCGCCGTCCAAGAAGCACGCGAACGTGTACGGTCAGCCATTCGCAACTCTGGCGCGAAGTTCCCGCTTGGGCGTGTTACGGTAAACCTTGCGCCAGCTGATATTCGGAAAGCCGGCCCGGCCTACGACCTGCCGATTGCGCTTGGGATCTTGCTTGCCTCAGGACAACTCGAGGCTGATCTGAGTCAGACTGTCGTCCTCGGCGAACTCTCCCTCGACGGTACCGTGCGCCACACGACCGGCATTCTGCCGATGGTTGGTGTTGCCCACGCCCACGGCATTCGGCGAGCGATTGTGCCGGCTGTCGATGCCGCCGAAGCGGCACTTGTCGACGGTGTCGAGGTGATCCCTGTCAATTCCTTAGCTGAACTCGTGGCCCACCTCACCGGTGAGCAGCCAATCGCGCCCTTCGCTCCGCCAGCATTGTCGGAAGAGGACACGATCGTTGACCCAGGGATTGATTTTGCTGACATCAAGGGGCAGGAACATGTCAAGCGCGGTCTCGAGCTCGCCGCAGCTGGAGCGCATAATTTGCTAGCTGTTGGGCCACCTGGTGCTGGCAAGACCCTCCTTGCCCGGGCTCTGCCGACGATTCTACCGCCGCTCGGACGCGAAGAAGCACTGGAGGTTGCGCGCATCTACTCGGTGGCCGGCTTGCTGCCGCCGGGAAAGCCGCTCGTCCGCAACCGGCCGTTTCGGGCCCCACATCACACGGTGAGCTACGCTGGCATGATCGGCGGTGGTGCATGGCCGCGTCCTGGCGAAGTCACGCTAGCACACCGTGGCGTGCTTTTCCTCGACGAGCTGCCCGAATTTAGCGGGCGTGTGCTTGAAGTGTTGCGGCAGCCGCTTGAAGACCGCGTTGTCACAATCTCGCGGGCAAGTGGAGCCTTGACCTTTCCAGCTAACTTCATATTGGTTGCTGCGATGAATCCCTGTCCGTGCGGCTATGCTGGCGATCCCCATCATCCCTGCACCTGTAGCCCAGCAGAGATCGCGCGCTATCAAAAACGCATCTCTGGTCCACTGCTCGACCGTATCGACCTCTTTCTGCACGTGCCCCGGGTTGAGTACGAGAAACTGGCCGACCGGCGACGCGGCGAACCGTCGGCTGCGGTGCGTGAGCGTGTCATCGCTGCGCGGCGTCGCCAAGCTCGCCGGTTTGGCGATTCGCGTAAGCTCAACAGCGACATGACGCCGGCGGAGGTCCAGATCCATTGCCAGCTCGATGACGCGGGGGAACAGTTGCTGCGGACGGCTGTCCGGCAGTTTGGCCTCTCT
It includes:
- a CDS encoding YveK family protein, whose product is MEIRDYLAILWRRRWILVLVPALVLVGIIVQAVRAHPSYTATARMIATRIPQETPTTVFRYDEYYNYLASEYTLDDFTEVVRGNVFASDVAQALKAQGIDLTPAKVQDAISVSRRNRALAITVTATTPEEALAIARTAAQVLEQHGTAYFGFTDPQRQALIKTIDQPVEAKSNRTRLVLIWVAELLVGIVGGILVAFFVDYLVDTLDAPEAAQAALGLPVLGVVQVRR
- a CDS encoding polysaccharide biosynthesis tyrosine autokinase — protein: MRPEEYVAILWRRWWVLVLAMLAAAAVAFGYSRFQPPTYQVSVRIIAQAQPPDYWLDLYAKNQLGVFQDMIRNGDFVRQALQRAGLSVDPGYALSTLALARDQNSNTVQLVVTDTDPQRAAAIANAVADAFVAQMQNQMQQVLAQFRDPQTGKPPGTLLVSKLDTATPPSIPTGPRVKLNTAAGGVLGLALGVLLAFALEYIDDTLYTEADVQRALGLDSIARLNGVRRGRREEYRMASSALVVVTQPRSAEAEAYRALALSLRFRGRQQPVRRLLLVSPGDSSATAVVAANVGLARALAGERVVLIDTDLRGGHLHHLFDLPPTPGLAEWLKCRDQREPAPHATSYERLAVLPAGQLGEGTSPADLLAAAPLDHLMTTLESQADALILTAAPLPTYGDALALASLVDGALLLVEGGRTRRTAAQEAKAALERAGATVLGVVFTRR
- a CDS encoding DUF4388 domain-containing protein, translated to MPFYGDLDDFPLHLIIQGLSHTAKSGRLTLGTAADEITLVFDRGRVAAVLASDGRLRLGRMLVEKGYISEEVLEQALALQSVSHEPARLGELLVLLGHATPQQIKEALAALLEESLFRILVHPGGSFAFIPELPEAIPDQTVLDGTPLEPLVLNAIRRADEWLAARGRAELIELVETLPDPAVLDQLRPNERTVLLALINGATTLHDLLAETGQSLNGLDRTIAQLVALGLVQVREAQPADPRASDG
- a CDS encoding BON domain-containing protein, which encodes MAARVLDDEAIQKAVMEELEWDPEVEVTDVGVAVDQGVVTLTGTVDSFLKKWAAERAALRVEGVRAVVNHIEVVPRGLGIRTDEDIARAVVTALEENPSVPADKIKVRVEEGRVTLEGEVDWHYQRREAEESARRVSGVKSVINLITVKQPTVAPDTIKRQIEQAFVRHAELDAKSIQVRVEEGGHVVLTGTVRSWAERKEAEEAAWRAPGVTKVTNLIRVQVP
- a CDS encoding Hsp20/alpha crystallin family protein, with amino-acid sequence MLERWNPLAELDRMVDEMNRLAEALTARPRSAVRLATRPATDVYETEDAVVIKLAAPGAKPEDLEVTIEQGTVTIRGRFGYSLSEDEAKKATWYRREIGAGQFAETITLPRPVDADKAEATVADGIVTLVFPKAETARVKRITIQSRAN
- a CDS encoding MFS transporter — translated: MAQTKETVVLGLRANWAQFTLLVVVNAFVGSMVGVERAILPLLAEHDFGIASRAAALSFIASFGAVKALTNLFAGRLSDRIGRKPVLVAGWLAGLPVPLLIIAAPTWGWVVAANVLLGLNQGLAWSMTVTMKIDLVGPRWRGLAMGLNEAAGYGAVALAAFGASAIAAATAIRPWPFALALGCALAGLVLSVGFVHETQRYAAREASDMSLSHPDSAVASVGQLLVMSVRQPAFFAFCQAGLVNNLNDGMAWGLLPLYFAARGLGLETIGGLAALYPAVWGIGQLFTGALSDHVGRVGLIAGGMAVQALGIGLILLTHTVAGWAIAMVLLGIGTAMVYPTLLAAVSDVAHPLWRASAVGIYRLWRDAGYPIGVLLTGIVADTFGARTGIAVVGLLTAASGLASLLGSRSSHH
- a CDS encoding MBL fold metallo-hydrolase, producing MRVETLRSLLEQGHPITILDVRPEPERQDWAIPNSLFFPGLYEAVNQGNEQALDAVALPTDQLIVVVCGAGKTSQHVAALLRARGYQAESLEGGMRAWSFAWNVARTVLADGTVLYQVRRVGKGCLSYLLVAGGKALIIDPAIDAAVFAQLAAAEGAQIIGVAETHLHADHLSRAPQLVTRFGVPRYLGVSTRAHFPVIPLDDGATITIGPTTLRVLATPGHTWESISFWHPAGAVFTGDTLFLEGIGRVDLEAHSDEALHRAQALVRSLQRLQALPAETLVFPGHTAQPPRFDGQPLCASLGTLREHLPLLQVEPSALVDHLLAHQPEPPAHFAEIVALNLAGAAIDDPEQLATLEAGANRCAVR
- a CDS encoding ArsR/SmtB family transcription factor, which gives rise to MVTHRAFKVALYSELARIGQALAHPLRIELLDLLAQAERSVEDLAAELALPVANVSQHLQALRRARIVISRRAGTRVFYRLAGDDIARLLLTLREVGENHLAEVDAVLTQHVGQRERAPFPTDTLSDAVRAGQIVLLDVRPANEFAAGHLPGARSLPLAHLASHLAELPRDRPIVVYCRGRFCTFADEAVAILRQHGFTAWRIDDSPADWRARGWPVEVAVMESPRP
- a CDS encoding iron chaperone, giving the protein MSERRKRTRSAEADSEGFTPEERAAMRERARELRAERRNAQVDGEIAVRAKIAEMPEPDRTLAERIHALVTATAPELTPRLWYGMPAYAKDGKVLCFFQGASKFNARYATLGFTDAATLDEGTMWPTAYAVTALTPEVEAMIVALVRKATRSSPEAISEEAGNVTR
- a CDS encoding YifB family Mg chelatase-like AAA ATPase, with amino-acid sequence MLARVLSCAVVGLEGVLVEVEVDVGSGVPHLAVVGLPDTAVQEARERVRSAIRNSGAKFPLGRVTVNLAPADIRKAGPAYDLPIALGILLASGQLEADLSQTVVLGELSLDGTVRHTTGILPMVGVAHAHGIRRAIVPAVDAAEAALVDGVEVIPVNSLAELVAHLTGEQPIAPFAPPALSEEDTIVDPGIDFADIKGQEHVKRGLELAAAGAHNLLAVGPPGAGKTLLARALPTILPPLGREEALEVARIYSVAGLLPPGKPLVRNRPFRAPHHTVSYAGMIGGGAWPRPGEVTLAHRGVLFLDELPEFSGRVLEVLRQPLEDRVVTISRASGALTFPANFILVAAMNPCPCGYAGDPHHPCTCSPAEIARYQKRISGPLLDRIDLFLHVPRVEYEKLADRRRGEPSAAVRERVIAARRRQARRFGDSRKLNSDMTPAEVQIHCQLDDAGEQLLRTAVRQFGLSARAYHRVLKVARTIADLAGSERITSAFVAEALQYRPQDMS